The Actinomycetota bacterium genome includes the window TGAGGCGGGTGTCGAGGTCACGTGGGTCCATGCCGGCCTGCTCGAGATGCCCAGCGGGCCGGGCGTGCACGACCTCGTCTCGGCCCAGTACATGGTGCTGCGCCGCACCGATGACGACGCGGCGATCACCGCCCTGCTCGGAGCGGTGGCGCTGGGCGGGACGCTGCTGGTCGTCCATCACGAGCTCGACCCCGCACATGCCACCGAGCACGGCTCCGACCCGGACGACTACGTCATGCCGGGCGACGTCGCCGCGCACCTCGACGACGGATGGGAGGTCGAGCTCCACGAGACCCGACCGCGCCCCGAGCCGGTGCCTCCAGGTGCCCGCCACATCCGCGACGTGGTCCTGCGCGTCCGCCGGCTCACCGGCGCCAGCGACGCCTGACGGGGCGCGCGCCCAACCGACGCGGCCGGGGACTGAGGTCCGCGCCGGCGTGTGGGAACGCCCGGTACTGACAGGTCGGAGGGCGGCTCCGGCTGCGTGCTACATGACGGACAGTGATCGGCTGCGATCAGTCACCCGCACTTCTCACATCCGACTCCCGACGTGTCGCCCGCCA containing:
- a CDS encoding methyltransferase domain-containing protein; this encodes MHRHDDHDAREWDQRYAGDGDGVPRWSGRPNGTMVAEVADLVPGTALDVGCGEGADAIWLAQQGWQVTAADPSRVALDRAESAAREAGVEVTWVHAGLLEMPSGPGVHDLVSAQYMVLRRTDDDAAITALLGAVALGGTLLVVHHELDPAHATEHGSDPDDYVMPGDVAAHLDDGWEVELHETRPRPEPVPPGARHIRDVVLRVRRLTGASDA